In Desulfoferula mesophila, the genomic window AAGCCCTGGTTCATCAGCACCTGGCCGAAGGTGGCCACTACCCCGATGCCGACCAGATAGAGCATGCCGATGCCGCTGGACAGCACGGGCTCGGAGCCTATGGCCAGGGGCCAGATGGATACCACTGCCGCCGCCAGGCAAAAGAAAAAGTAGATGGCATACGGGCTGTGCCGGCTGGAGAGGCGGCGTACCAGGGAGGTGTTTAGCCCGGCCAGCACGGCCGTGATCAGGGCATAAATATGTCCCAGGCATAGCTGGATGCCACCACCGCGGAACAAAATTACCAAAGTGCCGGCAAAGGCCAGAGCCAGAAAAAGCCAGTCGCGGGGGGCAAGGCGCTCGTCATTGAGCCAGGGCGAGAACAGGGCCGCGAAAGCGGGGAACATGTAAAACAAAACCATCACCTCGGCCAGGGGTATCTGGCGCAGGGCCATCATCATGGACAAAAAGCCGAAGGTGCCGGACAGCCCTCGCAAAGAGAGCAGCTTCAAGTCCGGGCCCACCAGCGGCACCTTGTACACCAGAGCCACGGCGGCCATGAGCACGATGCCCACCAGGGCGCGGTAGAAGCTGATCTGCCAGATGCCTACCTGACTGCCGGCGAGCTTCACTCCTACCCCCACCAGGGCAAAGAAAAAGGCCGAGCCCACCATGCATACCGCCCCCGCCAGGCGCTTATTGCCTCGCGGGTTGGCCATATCAATAGGCTCCGGCTGATGCTGACGCGTGCATGGGCGGCTGTCTGCCTTTGTCCACGGCACTAGACTGGAAACAGTTCAGGGCTTTTTCCCTGGCCAGTCAAGAATCGTAGATATTGGGTTATCTCGTTCAGGGGTATCCAATCCATGATCGAGGCATGGAAGAAAGATTACAACCGAAAGCGTATCCACAGGTCCTTGGGCAACCAAATTGGAAATACCGCCCAAAAAAGACGCTATGCCACCGTTGCTTTGTGGGCCGGACGGTTGACCAATACCAGGCCGATGCTGATCAGGGCCAAGGACAACAATAATCGCAGCTCCACATTTTCATGCAAAATCCAAAACCCACTGATGAACACCCCGGCCACTGGTGTGAAGAAGGTGAAGGCCTGCACCAGGCTGGCCGGGTGGTGGTGGATCAGGTTGAACCATGCCAGGTAGCTGATGAAGGCCACTATTACCGACTGATAGAAAAGCGAGAAGGCCCCGAAGCCGGTTAGGCTGGCCGACAGAGGGTCTTCCAGCAAGAAACTGGCTGCCAACAACAATGGCCACGAGAAAAAGAGTTGGTAAAAGAACGTTTGGAGGGCTTGTGCACGTTCGGCCAGGAAACGCTTTAGATAGACGGTGGTGGCTCCCCACAGGGCCCCGGCAGTTAGTGAAAACAGATCGCCCAACAGGAACCTGGGCGTGATTCGGTCTAGACCCTGGCCAAACAGGACCACCAAGCCGCCGAAGGCCAGCACCAAGCCTGCCACCTTCAGGCGCGTCAAGCGGTCGTTTGGCAGCCAGAAATGGGCCCCCACGGCCACGAAAAACGGCGCAGCATACAGTATAGCTGCGGGCCACGTTGGTCAAGATCATGCCAGGATAAAGAAAGCCGAACTCTGTGCCGAAGAAAAGGCCTAGGACTAAGCCGTGAACCGCCACCACCCGGTTCGGAAATACCCGCACCCCCTTGAACACCATCCACACCCACAGGCAAAATGCGGCCACTACCGAGCGAACTCCGGCCTGGAAAATGGGAGGCAATTGGCCTGCGGCCAGCTTGACCACGGCCATGTTGGCGCCCCAGAGCAGTGCCAGGGCCATCATAGTCAGGACCAAGCCTATGCTTAGGCTCTGATCAATTTGTGATCCTAAAGGTGCTGCTACCGCCTGTTTCATCGTATTACGCCGCAGGATGAAAATAACTTTGACCAAACCAGGAAATAGTGGCCCAAATTATGCGGCTACGGCCCATAATCCTAACTTAAAATCTGTACCGGTTTAAGGGGGGCAGGTCAGGTTGATGATGACCCACCCGTGCGATTCAGAATGCCCATTGTCGATGTAACCGAGCGCAAAAGAGCTGAAAACCGACTAAGCCAAAGCGAAGAGCGTTATCGCCGCCTCATAGAGACTATGCCGGACGCGATCTTCACTCTTTTGCCTGATGTTTCCGCCAGCTGTGCGCCTGAATTCGAACCGTCCTCAGATCTCCTTCAAGAGTTCCCGGGCAATGATCATTTTCTGTATTTCAGAGGTACCGCCGCCTATCTCCACCAGCTTGGCGTCTCGCATGTAGCGTTCAACGGGGTACTCGCGCATGTAACCGTAGCCTCCGTGTATCTGGATGGCGTCCAGGGCCGCCTGGGTGGCCATGGACGAAGCGTAATACTTGGCGATTGAGGCTTCCTTGGAAATGCGGCGCCCATCGTCGATCAGGGGGCACAGCGAGTATGCGTAGTGCCTGGCCAACTCCAGGCGGGTGGCCATTTCGGCCAGCATGTTTTTGACCAGTTGGAAGTCGCAGATGGGCTGGCTGAACTGCTTGCGCTCCTTTGCGTACTTTACCGATTCTTCCAGGCAGGCCTGCATGATGCCGATGCTGGTGACTGCCCCCAGCACACGCTCCTCGTCCAGGGTCTCGAACAGGATTGGGTAGCCGTGCCCTTCGGCGCCCATAATTTGCTCGCCGGACACCTCCACGTGGTCCAGGAACACCTCGCCGGTGGGCGAGCAGCGCATGCCCATTTTCTCGAAGGGCTGGCCTGTGGAAACCCCCGGCATTTCCCGATCTAGAATGAACAGGGTGCCGCCGCCCGCGCCCCTGGTGCCGTGCTCTCTAGCCATTACCAGGAAGTACTGGGCCAGGGGGGCGTTGGTGATAAAGGTTTTGGATCCGTTCAGCACATAGGCCGCGCCCTTTTTGGCGTAGGTGGTCTTGATGGCCAGTGCGTCAGAGCCCGCCTCGGGTTCGGTGAGGCAAAAGGCTGCCAGCTTTTCCCCGTTTAGCACCGGCGGTATGTAGGTGGTCTTTTGCTTTTCGCTGCCGTACTTGGAGATGAAGTAACAGAAGTTGGTGGTGCACATGTTCACCGACATGCCGAAACCGGCGGCCACCCGGCAAAACTCTTCCTTGATCAGGGCGTTGGTCAGCAGGTCCGCCCCGCCGCCGCCATACTCTACCGGGGAGGTGGAGCCGATCAACCCGTTGCGCCCCGCTTCCCGGTAGGCTTCCATTGGGAATCTCTCTTGCTCGTCGAGCTCCCGGGCGATGGGGGCCAATTCTTTTTCCGCCAGCCTGCGCGCCGTCTCGCGCACCATGCGGTGTTCCTCGGAAAGCAGCGCGTCCCAGATGTTTTTCACAACAGCTCCTCCTGACTAGTCGTCGCCGGATTTCTTGCGCAGCATGAGCACGGTGGTGGTCCCGCTTTGCACCACCTGGTGGCGCTGGTTGAGCACTTCTTTTTCAAAGGTCAAAACCCCGCGATTGCCCTGGGAGGTTTCGCGCAGTTCCTTGACCCTCTGCACCACGTGGATGGTATCGCCGATCTTGATGGGATGGTGGAATTGCCAGTTCATGCCCAGGAAAGCCACCAGGGTGCCTTCCAGGTTGCCCAACTGCTGGGAAAGACCGGCGTGGATCACCAGGCCCAGCATGCCGTGGGCGATGCGCTCGCCAAAATGGCTCCCGGCGGCGAACTCGGCGTCGGTGTGCAGCGGGTTGGTGTCCCAAGACAGGGCCGCGAAGTTCACGATGTCGGCCTCGGTCACCGTCCTGGCCTTGGTCACGAACTCCTGGCCCAGCTCAAAGTCGTCGAAGTACATTGGATTCATTTCAGGCCTCTTTTAAAAATGCCGTTTCTCGGGCTGCGGCGGGCTACAACCCTAGCTGTCTTTGAACATCTCGCGCAGCTCCCGTTTCAGGACCTTGCCCCCGAAGGTGGTTTTGGGGAGCGCGTCCACGAAGCGGATCATGGCGGGCTTCTTGTACCCGGCCAGGCGCTCTTGGCAGTGGGCCTGGATGATCCCCTCGTCCAGAAGGGCGCCGGGCTGGGCCATCACCACCGCGCACACCGCTTCACCCCAGCGGGGATGGGGCAATCCGATCACCGCCACGTCGCGTACCAGGGGGTGTTGCAGCAGGACCTCCTCCACCTCCCGGGAGTAGACGTTCAGCCCGCCGGTCTTGATCATGTCCTTGAGCCGGTCCACCACGTACAGGTAGCCCTTGGCATCGAAGCGCCCAAGGTCGCCGGTGTGCAGCCAGCCGCCTCGCAGGGTGGCCTCGGTCTCTTGGGGGGCGTTGTAGTAGCCCTTGAACACGCTGGGCCCCCGCACGATGATCTCGCCGGGCTCTCCGGGGGGCGGCTCCTGGTCAAGGGCGTCCACCACCCGCACCTCGGTGCACATGTAGCCGCGCCCCACGCTGCCGGGCTCCTCGGGCTGGTCCCAGGGCTTGAGCACAGTCACCGCTGGGGATGCCTCGGTGAGGGCGTAGGAGCTGTAACAGGCCCCGTTGGGCCAAAGCCTGGTCTCAATCTCTTTCCTCTCGGCCGGGTCCAAGATTCCATGGGTGTTCAGCCAGCGGCGCATGGAGCTGGTGTCGCGTGGCTTGCGTTTGATGGCCTCCAGGAGCATCCGGTAGATGGTGGGGTTGCCTACCACGAAGGTGGTGCGCTCGCGCTCCACCACGTCCAGAAAGTGGTCCGGTTCGAAGGTCTTGCTTCCGATGAAGGTGCCCCCAGCGTACATGAAGGCCAAGAAGCGGCTCAGGGAGGCCACGTGATACATCTGCATGGGATAGAAGATGCGCTCCTCCGGGGCTGGGCTGTGGTTCTCGGTGGTCACCGAAATTATGTTCCACAGGATGCTCTTGTGGGTCAACACCGCCCCCTTGGGGCGGCCGGTGGTGCCTCCGGTGAACAAGATGAACGACTCGTCGTCCTCGCTCACCACCTGGGGCGACTCCCCCTCGGATGCGTTTTTTTTCAGAGCCTCATAGTCCCGGGCGAACGCCGGTGCCGCCCCGCCGAAGGCTACCAGGGTTTTCAGGGCGGGCAGGCGGTCGCGCATCTCCTCAGCCAGGCCCTGGTAATGGACATCGAAGACCAAGGCGGTGCAGTCGGTGATCTTGGCCATGCGGCAAACGTCGTCCACCGTGCCGCGAGAGTCAAGGGGTACCGACACCAGGCCCCGCTTCAGGTTGCCCAGGATCACCTGCATCAGGCTCAGGCAGTTGTCCGAAAGGGTGGCCACGTGGGAGCCCTTGCCCAGGCCCAGACCATCCAGGGCGTTGCTCCAGCGGTTGACCGCCGCGCTCATCTGGGCATAGGTGGCCCTGGCCTGGTCGTCGATGCAGGCCACCTTGCCAGGAAACTTGCGGGCCGAGCGCTCAAAGGCCTCGCCTAGGGTCATTTCCATGGGGTCGCTCCTCCAATGCGCCTGGGGGTCGATCCGGTGACCAGCCGCCAACTGATCGCGGCTATCCCCGGTTGAGCAGGGGCAACATACGCCGGGCATCTTCCACGCCGGCAGGTTCCAGACCCAGCTCCCTGGCGATGCGCACCGCTTTGGCCACCAGCTCTGCGTTGCTCTTGGCGGGCACACCCTTAGAGAGGTAAACGTTGTCCTCGAAGCCAACCCTCATGCCCCCGCCCAGGATCAGGGCGCCGGTCCCCAGGGGAAACTGGTGGCGGCCGATGCCGATGGCCTGCCAGGAGTAGCCGGGGTCGAGGGCGTCTTTCAAGAGCACCAGGTTCTTGAGGCTGGCCGGGATGCCGCCCATGACCCCCAGCACGAAGCTGACCCTGAAGGGAGGCTCCAGCAGGCCAGGCCTGCGGATCCAGTGTTCCATGTTCTGGATCATGGACAGGTCATATACCTCGAACTCGGGCATGACCCCCCATTCGCGCATGCGCTTGGCGTAAAGCTCCATGGTGTCCGGGGTGTTGGGGAATAGGCCCCGCCCGAAGTTCATGGACCCTGCGTTTAGCGAAGCCGAATCGGGGCGCAGCTCCTCTACCGGCTTAAGCCGGTCCTCCACGCTGAGGCCCAGGGTGGTGGCCCCGCCTCCGGTGGTTATCTGGGTGATAATGGGGCATGCGTCGCGCACTGCGGCCAGGTAGTCCCGAAACACCGCCAAGTCCGGGGTGGGCTTTCCGGTATCGGGGTGGCGGGCGTGCAGATGCACCACCGAGGCGCCCGCTTCGTAGGAGCGTCGAGTCTCGGCGGCCACCTCCTCGGCGGTGTAGGGGATGTTGGGGTTGTCCTCGCGGGTGGGGATGCTACCCGTGGGGGCTACGGTGATGATCACTTGATTGCTCATGAAAAGGGCTCTCCCTCAAAAGCCACAGACCTGGCGGGCGCATTAATCCAGGGGCTTGAAATAAACGTCGGTGATGGCCCCCAGCCTTAGCTCGCGGTAGACCGCCTTCACCTTGGTGCCCACCTTGACCCCCGCCACGTCGTCCACCTCCATGTTGGTCATTAGCAACGAGTCAGTGCCGTCCAGCTTTACGTAGGCGCAGACAAAGGGCACCTTTTTGATGAAGCTGCTGGTGGTGTAGTGCTGCACGGTGCAGGCCTCGATAGTGCCGGTGCCGGCCAGCTTCTTCCACTGGGTGGGTTGGTAGCAGGTGTGGCAGTTGCTGCGCGGCGGGCAAAAGACCTTGCCGCACTCCGGGCACTCAGCCCCATACAGGGTTTTGTTTTCCCTTAACTCCCGGAAGAATCGCGACTGGCCGCCGTAGGAGTACTTGAAGACGACCTCCATCTTGTCCGGGATCTCCAGGGGCGCGTCCATGGGGTTCTTACCGCTAAGCTCCTCCTCGAATTCCCGCCGCAAGTGCTCCACGGGGATGCCGTATTTTTCGTGCTGGTAGCGATACCAGGCTTCTCTTTCAGCGCTGTTCATTTGCTGCCTACCTTTCTAAAACCAGGCAAATACTCCAGGTGCACAAGGTCCCCCCGATGCTCTGCACCAGACCCTTGCGCGCGCCTTGGCGCTGGCGCTCCCCGGCCTCGCCGCGCAGGTGTTTGCACACTTCGTAGGTTTGCATTATCCCCGTGGCCCCCACCGCATGGCCGCAGCCGATCAGTCCGCCGCTGAGGTTTACCGGCAGGCGGCCATCGGGCAGTACCGTGCCGTCGTCGATGAGTTCGCCGCCACGCCCCTCCTCGCAGAAGAAGCAGTCCTCATAGGCCATGATCTCGGTGCCGGTGAAGGCGTCGTGCAACTCGGCCAGGTCCAGTTCCTCCACGGGGTTGGTGATGCCCGCCATCTCATAGGCCTTCTTGGCCGCCAGGCGCGACGACTCGAAAGTGTGGATGCTGGGGCGGTTGCCAGGCATCACGTAGTCCACCGATGCCCCCAGGCCGCTGATCCAGACGGGATTGTCCGAGATGCTCTCAGCCACTTTCTTGGAGGCCAGGATCACCGCCGAGGCCCCCTCGGTGTAGAGGCAATTGTCGTAGAACTTGAAGGGCTCCACGATCATGCGCGAGTCCAGCACATCCTGAACGGTCAAGACCTTGGGAGACTGGGCCACGGGGTTTTTGGTGGCGTTGAAGTGGTTCTTCACCGAGACCTTGGCCATCTGCTCCTCGGTGGGGTTGCCGTACTTGTCGCGATGGGCCACCACGGCCAGGGCGAAGCCCGATGCGGCGGTGCGCCCGGCCGGGTTGTCGTAGGTCATGTCCGCCGTGTAGAGAATGGCTCGAAGCACCTCC contains:
- a CDS encoding 3-keto-5-aminohexanoate cleavage protein, whose product is MSNQVIITVAPTGSIPTREDNPNIPYTAEEVAAETRRSYEAGASVVHLHARHPDTGKPTPDLAVFRDYLAAVRDACPIITQITTGGGATTLGLSVEDRLKPVEELRPDSASLNAGSMNFGRGLFPNTPDTMELYAKRMREWGVMPEFEVYDLSMIQNMEHWIRRPGLLEPPFRVSFVLGVMGGIPASLKNLVLLKDALDPGYSWQAIGIGRHQFPLGTGALILGGGMRVGFEDNVYLSKGVPAKSNAELVAKAVRIARELGLEPAGVEDARRMLPLLNRG
- a CDS encoding Zn-ribbon domain-containing OB-fold protein, giving the protein MNSAEREAWYRYQHEKYGIPVEHLRREFEEELSGKNPMDAPLEIPDKMEVVFKYSYGGQSRFFRELRENKTLYGAECPECGKVFCPPRSNCHTCYQPTQWKKLAGTGTIEACTVQHYTTSSFIKKVPFVCAYVKLDGTDSLLMTNMEVDDVAGVKVGTKVKAVYRELRLGAITDVYFKPLD
- a CDS encoding acyl-CoA dehydrogenase family protein, with translation MKNIWDALLSEEHRMVRETARRLAEKELAPIARELDEQERFPMEAYREAGRNGLIGSTSPVEYGGGGADLLTNALIKEEFCRVAAGFGMSVNMCTTNFCYFISKYGSEKQKTTYIPPVLNGEKLAAFCLTEPEAGSDALAIKTTYAKKGAAYVLNGSKTFITNAPLAQYFLVMAREHGTRGAGGGTLFILDREMPGVSTGQPFEKMGMRCSPTGEVFLDHVEVSGEQIMGAEGHGYPILFETLDEERVLGAVTSIGIMQACLEESVKYAKERKQFSQPICDFQLVKNMLAEMATRLELARHYAYSLCPLIDDGRRISKEASIAKYYASSMATQAALDAIQIHGGYGYMREYPVERYMRDAKLVEIGGGTSEIQKMIIARELLKEI
- a CDS encoding DMT family transporter, encoding MLAFGGLVVLFGQGLDRITPRFLLGDLFSLTAGALWGATTVYLKRFLAERAQALQTFFYQLFFSWPLLLAASFLLEDPLSASLTGFGAFSLFYQSVIVAFISYLAWFNLIHHHPASLVQAFTFFTPVAGVFISGFWILHENVELRLLLSLALISIGLVLVNRPAHKATVA
- a CDS encoding thiolase family protein, whose translation is MRDVAIVGIGTTKFKSRWLEKTYYELAFDAAKMAFEDAGIDKDRVDSAVYGIYNDFFQRQYQPDAFVHDYLGLGLKPMVRVNSGGATGGAALRIGYQEVASGLQDVCLVLGVEKCADTYNYELQMATPEVLRAILYTADMTYDNPAGRTAASGFALAVVAHRDKYGNPTEEQMAKVSVKNHFNATKNPVAQSPKVLTVQDVLDSRMIVEPFKFYDNCLYTEGASAVILASKKVAESISDNPVWISGLGASVDYVMPGNRPSIHTFESSRLAAKKAYEMAGITNPVEELDLAELHDAFTGTEIMAYEDCFFCEEGRGGELIDDGTVLPDGRLPVNLSGGLIGCGHAVGATGIMQTYEVCKHLRGEAGERQRQGARKGLVQSIGGTLCTWSICLVLER
- a CDS encoding DMT family transporter — protein: MANPRGNKRLAGAVCMVGSAFFFALVGVGVKLAGSQVGIWQISFYRALVGIVLMAAVALVYKVPLVGPDLKLLSLRGLSGTFGFLSMMMALRQIPLAEVMVLFYMFPAFAALFSPWLNDERLAPRDWLFLALAFAGTLVILFRGGGIQLCLGHIYALITAVLAGLNTSLVRRLSSRHSPYAIYFFFCLAAAVVSIWPLAIGSEPVLSSGIGMLYLVGIGVVATFGQVLMNQGFFHLPAAEGGVVLMSQVVIAAAWGVVMFGEPISWRLVVGGCMIMLGGAFLNRSSRKRSAGERVGPEANG
- a CDS encoding MaoC/PaaZ C-terminal domain-containing protein, which codes for MNPMYFDDFELGQEFVTKARTVTEADIVNFAALSWDTNPLHTDAEFAAGSHFGERIAHGMLGLVIHAGLSQQLGNLEGTLVAFLGMNWQFHHPIKIGDTIHVVQRVKELRETSQGNRGVLTFEKEVLNQRHQVVQSGTTTVLMLRKKSGDD
- a CDS encoding class I adenylate-forming enzyme family protein; the protein is MEMTLGEAFERSARKFPGKVACIDDQARATYAQMSAAVNRWSNALDGLGLGKGSHVATLSDNCLSLMQVILGNLKRGLVSVPLDSRGTVDDVCRMAKITDCTALVFDVHYQGLAEEMRDRLPALKTLVAFGGAAPAFARDYEALKKNASEGESPQVVSEDDESFILFTGGTTGRPKGAVLTHKSILWNIISVTTENHSPAPEERIFYPMQMYHVASLSRFLAFMYAGGTFIGSKTFEPDHFLDVVERERTTFVVGNPTIYRMLLEAIKRKPRDTSSMRRWLNTHGILDPAERKEIETRLWPNGACYSSYALTEASPAVTVLKPWDQPEEPGSVGRGYMCTEVRVVDALDQEPPPGEPGEIIVRGPSVFKGYYNAPQETEATLRGGWLHTGDLGRFDAKGYLYVVDRLKDMIKTGGLNVYSREVEEVLLQHPLVRDVAVIGLPHPRWGEAVCAVVMAQPGALLDEGIIQAHCQERLAGYKKPAMIRFVDALPKTTFGGKVLKRELREMFKDS